One Pseudoalteromonas rubra genomic window, TCGCAACACGACCAGCTTCCTCGGATATCACAGCGGATCTCGCACCTCAACCACCCAAAAATCGTGAAGTAGAGCTGACCTTACGCTCTAATGTGTATGACGACGAAGTCTTTATTAACGGTGTCAGCTATGGTTCCACTAAACTTGTGGTGAACCTGCCCGCGGGTATGCATGACATTGAGGTACGCAAACTGGGGTATGAGCCATACAAGGCTAACCTGAATTTGCGACGAGCCCGGACCTTAAATGCCCGGCTGGTAAAAAAGCCTGAGTCGATTGCTGCACCGACACCAAAAAGTGAGCAAACTCAACCAGTACAACAAGTCGCGGTAGCACAACCTCAACCCGTTACAGTCGTGAATCCGGATAGGATCATTAACGAAACCGTGATCATTCCGGCTGGTAGCTTCAAAATGGGCGACCTGACAGGCAATGGCCTGGCGAATGAGCGCCCTGTGGTAGAAAAAGTGCTCAGCCATTCATATGTCATGCAGAGCAAAGAAGTTACAGTTGCCGAGTTTCGACGTTTTATTGATAGCTCTCAGTATGTTACTGAAGCTGAGAAAGGCAAGGGGTGTGCGCATTATAAAAATGGCGAACCTGTCTGGGAAATTGACTTCAGCTGGCGTTCGCCAGGTTATGAACAAGCGGATGACTTTCCGGTCGTGTGTGTCTCATATGAAGATGCCAAGGCTTACGCAAACTGGTTATCTGGCGATCAGGGAATGCAATACCGTTTGCCAAATGAAGTTGAATGGGAATATGCCGCGCGCGGTGATACTACCTCGGAATACCCCTGGGGTAATGAAATAGGCCGCAACCAGGCTAACTGTGGCTGGTGTGGCAGTGAATGGTCAAACAAAAGCCCTGCGCCGGTCGGTCAGTTTTCTGCTAATGCCTATGGGCTCTATGATACCGTGGGTAATGTCTGGGAGTGGACGCAAAAGCGTGCTTCGCAGGAGGACGTAACGGTACGTGGCGGCGCCTGGAACTTTGCGCCAAGCCTTGCACGTGTTTCTACGCGTTTGGCCCTGGCTCCTGATTTCCGGGCCAACTACATTGGATTTAGATTAGTAAGAGAACGCTAAGGCTGTTTAATGATGCCAATGAGGCGGCGTTATTCATGCCTGTGCAGCTGTGTTACAGACACAGAGTGAAATATTTCAACGCAGTGGCCTGAGCCACTGTATGGTTTGCAAAAAGAATTCTTTAAAGGTTACCCAGCCTCATGTTTAAAAAACTACGTGGACTATTTTCAAACGACCTGTCGATCGACTTAGGTACGGCCAATACCCTGATTTATGTGAAAGAAGAAGGGATCGTGTTGAACGAGCCTTCTGTTGTGGCGATCCGTCAGGAGCGTGCTGGTGGACCTAAGAGCGTCGCTTCTGTGGGCACAGCAGCAAAGCAAATGTTGGGGCGGACACCAGGCAATATTAAGGCCATCAGACCAATGAAAGACGGTGTGATAGCCGACTTTTACGTCACCGAAAAAATGCTCCAGCATTTTATCAAACAGGTGCACAACAATAACTTTATGCGTCCCAGCCCGCGTGTTTTGATTTGTGTGCCTTGTGGCGCAACACAAGTTGAAAAGCGTGCCATCCGCGAATCTGCGATGGGGGCCGGTGCCAGAGAAGTCTATCTGATAGAAGAGCCGATGGCTGCGGCAATTGGTGCAGGCCTGCCTGTGTCTGAGGCAACGGGTTCTATGGTCGTCGACATTGGTGGCGGTACCACAGAAGTGGCAATCATCTCTTTAAATGGTGTGGTTTATTCATCGTCTGTTCGTATTGGCGGTGACAAGTTTGACGAAGCCATTATCAACTATGTACGTCGTAACTTTGGTAGCCTGATTGGTGAAGCGACCGCTGAGCATATCAAACACGAAATTGGTTCAGCGTTTAAGAGTGAGGTGCCGGTTGAGATTGAAGTGCGTGGTCGTAACCTAGCTGAAGGTGTACCGCGTTCTTTTACATTGAACTCACACGAAATTCTGGAAGCGCTGCAAGAGCCGCTTATGGGTATTGTCAGTGCCGTGATGGTTGCGCTGGAACAATCTCCACCAGAACTGGCTTCTGATATCTCAGCGCATGGTATGGTGCTGACAGGTGGAGGTGCGCTGCTGAAAGACCTTGATCGCCTGTTGATGGAAGAAACAGGCATCCCGGTGGTCGTTGCAGAAGATCCATTGACTTGTGTCGCCCGCGGTGGTGGTAAAGCCCTGGAAATGATAGACATGCACGGTGGTGACGTATTTAGTTACGACTGATGAACCTGTTATTTGGACGGACCATTTCTCTACAACTGCGACTTACTGTCGCAGTTGTGCTAAGCGTACTGTTGATCCTTGGTGATAGATATACCTCAGGCGGTACTTTGGTTCGGACCAGTCTCAATACGCTGGTAAGTCCGCTGCTATACGTGGCGAATGTCCCCTATGAAGTATTTTCACTGGGCGCGAAAAGCCTGGA contains:
- a CDS encoding SUMF1/EgtB/PvdO family nonheme iron enzyme, which gives rise to MQIAPLSLFVSATLLSLSVSAQDTATVTAIESERTEKQAELDNYTQVLDKHLSEETRLQAQLDLLRQRSAELDKEKNQALDAMNDIYRRLIDDPSLDISAAQSRYQQAVAEHKQNKEDIVMQLAAIASHRKDIEQIRVTKHTLVNTIAGLNDQLSTARIERLRNEFSREGTLEVDHTINCKRTETLAACEQRGQQLGLQKATKHFIDQIFANLTEQRVVEPKRHLAGAQVQVVSSHVVGSAFSGQGNYSVNLSVTMRGDVNNSRLCSLLNLDNRYCSEYGSPLALGYQASYPTTYSDEQLTFSNELSKSTPVVTVATRPASSDITADLAPQPPKNREVELTLRSNVYDDEVFINGVSYGSTKLVVNLPAGMHDIEVRKLGYEPYKANLNLRRARTLNARLVKKPESIAAPTPKSEQTQPVQQVAVAQPQPVTVVNPDRIINETVIIPAGSFKMGDLTGNGLANERPVVEKVLSHSYVMQSKEVTVAEFRRFIDSSQYVTEAEKGKGCAHYKNGEPVWEIDFSWRSPGYEQADDFPVVCVSYEDAKAYANWLSGDQGMQYRLPNEVEWEYAARGDTTSEYPWGNEIGRNQANCGWCGSEWSNKSPAPVGQFSANAYGLYDTVGNVWEWTQKRASQEDVTVRGGAWNFAPSLARVSTRLALAPDFRANYIGFRLVRER
- a CDS encoding rod shape-determining protein — encoded protein: MFKKLRGLFSNDLSIDLGTANTLIYVKEEGIVLNEPSVVAIRQERAGGPKSVASVGTAAKQMLGRTPGNIKAIRPMKDGVIADFYVTEKMLQHFIKQVHNNNFMRPSPRVLICVPCGATQVEKRAIRESAMGAGAREVYLIEEPMAAAIGAGLPVSEATGSMVVDIGGGTTEVAIISLNGVVYSSSVRIGGDKFDEAIINYVRRNFGSLIGEATAEHIKHEIGSAFKSEVPVEIEVRGRNLAEGVPRSFTLNSHEILEALQEPLMGIVSAVMVALEQSPPELASDISAHGMVLTGGGALLKDLDRLLMEETGIPVVVAEDPLTCVARGGGKALEMIDMHGGDVFSYD